From Carassius auratus strain Wakin chromosome 10, ASM336829v1, whole genome shotgun sequence, a single genomic window includes:
- the LOC113109530 gene encoding haloacid dehalogenase-like hydrolase domain-containing protein 2, which yields MASRRALKAVLIDLSGTLHIEDAAVPGAQEALTRLRQAPVTVKFVTNTTKECKRTLFERLRRLNFDLQEQEIFTSLTAARNLLQQRAVRPLLLVEESALEDFTGLETSDPNAVVIGLAPEHFNYQTLNKAFRLILDGAPLIAIHKARYYKRKDGLALGPGPFVTGLEYATDTQATVVGKPEKAFFLEALRDLNCSPEEAVMIGDDARDDVGGAQNAGMLGILVKTGKYRPGDEGKINPPPHLMCDSFPEAVNHILENLLGSK from the exons ATGGCATCTCGTCGCGCGCTGAAAGCGGTTCTCATTGATCTCAGTGGGACGCTTCACATCGAGGATGCTGCAGTCCCTGGAGCACAGGAGGCATTAACCCG ATTAAGACAGGCTCCAGTCACTGTCAAATTTGTGACCAACACCACGAAGGAATGTAAGAGGACCCTGTTTGAGCGACTGCGTCGGTTGAACTTTGACCTCCAGGAGCAGGAGATCTTCACATCGCTCACTGCGGCCCGTAATCTCCTGCAGCAGAGAGCAGTGCGCCCCCTACTGCTGGTGGAGGAGAGCGCTCTAGAGGACTTCACAG GTTTGGAAACTTCAGATCCTAATGCTGTTGTGATTGGATTAGCACCTGAACACTTCAACTACCAGACACTCAATAAAGCCTTCCG ACTGATTTTAGATGGTGCCCCCCTCATTGCCATCCATAAAGCACGATACTATAAAAGGAAGGATGGGTTGGCTTTGGGACCGGGTCCGTTTGTGACGGGTCTTGAGTACGCGACTGACACCCAGGCCACAGTGGTGGGTAAACCAGAGAAAGCCTTCTTCCTGGAGGCTTTACGAGACCTGAACTGCTCACCGGAGGAGGCTGTGATGATAGGAGAC GATGCCAGAGATGATGTCGGTGGGGCACAGAATGCAGGAATGCTGGGAATTTTAGTAAAAACTG GTAAATACAGACCTGGTGATGAGGGTAAAATTAACCCGCCACCTCACCTGATGTGTGACAGCTTTCCAGAGGCTGTCAATCATATACTTGAAAATCTCTTAGGATCTAAATAA